ctggtaaggccggcattcatCAGCCGTCCCTACtggcctggagaaggtggtggcaaTGGGCTGTTTgtaaatatatataaaaatataatatATGTGTATATTGGGGTGTGTATAAAGTCTTACATCGAATGCACATCCATCACACTCCAATCATTGCACTTTCTTGCAGATCTGAAACAATTTTGGAAAGAAAGAGAAACTCTAGCTGTTCATTGACCTGAACCCTGAAATCCATCAATACAGCACTGCTGGGTTCACTGAGCTTTTCCTCTCTTGTTCGTTCAATCAATCACTTAGACGTCAAGCTTCAAGCAAAAACTCGAGGAACACAGAATGTCAAATTACTGTAAAGAAAGAGTTCTTCTAATTGTAGCGCTTTCAGCTGTGAATTATTTGACAGACTTGGTCAGAAATAAAGCGACAATTTTTGGTACTGACACATTTGCCATCCTTCATGTGAATACTTTCTGTCAGAGCAGATCCAGCAAAAGTTGGCTGATGGACCTGATTCCTGGAACCTGCATTCCCACGGATTGCAACTTGGAAATTAGAGGGCGTATGATGCACTAAAATTATTGCACACATTGGATGGTGAAATCTAATAACGGGAGAGAAAGAGATTGAATTTGTAACAGTGAATCGACGAATACATTGATTTATCATCCTCCAGCAGCCCATTGCAGCTCTGTATTATATGGTTAAACCTGTCTTTTCATTATGGTGAATCCTCCCTGACAATGACACAATGCTCAATCTACAATTTTaatttctatggggccgaaattgcccctttttatagccccgttagcacccccccgGATGCACTAACAGGGCACAATGGTGTTTTcacccggggggagggggatgccTCCGGGGAAATCACCACGGAGATTTGGGGTGGAGGCACTATTCCGGCAGTGCCAGGGTTAGCGCCCCGGGCCGGCACGCAAACGGCAATGACATTATCGCCGTGCGCTCCGACCCTTTTGCACCCTGTGGGGAAAATTGCCCCACAGGTCGCAAAGCGAGCATGGGTGAACATCTGCCACTGGGACACCCCTTAACGGTAAGGCCTTTAGCGCCCCGGGCCGACATTTTTTATTTGTTAGCCGACTCTTGCGTCGGCCCGACATTGCCGGGGAGGGGAGACCGTTGTGCAGGAGAGGAGGTTcagggacaggggggggggggagggggggacagtgGGGCTCAGTCCCCGGGGAGAAGCACCAAAGCTGCCTGACTCCCAGAATAAAACATGTTATACACTGAGCATACATCGCAGGCTGACACGGAATCTCCCTCCTCTCATTTATATTTCGCTCTtcatccctccccagattgtgttgctctccctccctccctgcacagtttgtttctctctctcctaccccagtttaggttcctctctctctccctccccagagcatgaaaacattttaacaagtaaaatcaagaaaaacccaacgatgttttataaatacattaagagcaagaggataactgaagaaagagTAAAGCCtattctgctcaccacattacaggaatgatgtggttGCATTAGCGAGGGTACAGATGAGGGGGCCGAAAGTCAGGAACTGGGCGCACGTATCATCTTCTTGCTGCCATTACTGCTGCTATGGTTACAGCGGACATTGGATCGATTTTCACCGATTTTGTGAAAATAATGTCGACTAGCAGTAATGAGCGATGGGAATCAggactttgcagcggtgtgggtgggttgattggagCACAATTACCACCGGGAAATTCACCCTCCTGGTGATttgcactgggaggatagatgcaccagcaTCAGTCTTCTTGCACAGGCCAAcatctcagcatcgaagcactgaccacactcgaccagctccgttgggcgggccacgtcgtccgcatgcccgacacgagactccctaagcaagcgctctattcggaactccagccggcaagcgagccccaggtgggcagaggaaacgtttcaaggacaccctcaaagcctccttgataaagtgcaatatctccaccgacagctaagtggaggaagtgcatccgggagggtgctgagcatctcgagtctcgtcgctgagagtatgcagaaaactgagcaggcagcggaaggagcgtgcggcaaaccagactcccacccgccctttccttcaaccactgtctgtctcacctgtgacagagtaattcccgtattggactgtacagtcacctgagaactcacttttcgagtggaagcaagtctccctcgattccaagggactgcctttgatgatgatgtctGAAGGATGTAATGTCCCCTTCAGACAGCCGGTTGGAACACCTGAAGAATGGCCTAACCTAATATTGGATAGTACTTTTTGCAGGTGTGTCATCTGGGTGCAGAATTTTGGTCCCCGAAATCGGGCCCAATTATGGccaatttacaacaacaacttgtatttatatagcgcctttaatgtagtaaaacgtttcaaggcacttcacaggagtattataagacaggcACAACCAGGTCCAATTTCTACCTGAATTTTCCAGAGGGTACACAGTGCACTTGTGAAATTATTCCTGGTAGGTCGCTTCCACGTTTGTTGCTGACTGGATCTTGTAGGAGCCATGCAGCGAATGGGGTTGAAAGTGTTCCTTCAGCTGAGCCACAGCTCCCAGACTATCTGGCACCTTCCCCCTCCTatctttgcaaaaaaaaaagtgtgactcacgtaaaagaaagaaagacttgggggcTGAAATTCGTTTGGGGGTGGTCACTGAGGCGAGGCGGGAGATTCTGCTCCAGGAGTGGATGTCCCGCCCCAGCcgggaaattggggttaccgcccctgagaggaagtggagtgcaatgtcgcaatgctccacttcctcttgaggGTGGGACCGGGGCACTGACTGCGGGAATTCACCAGAGCTACGCGGGGCGCCGGAAAGCACTGATGAGAACACGGGGCCACTCCCCTTCCGTTACAGGGCATTGCACGCTGCGAACTCTGCACCGTGAAGAAGGGGCCACCACTTTTCCACCAGGAAGCGGGGTTGTCGTGACAGCAGCCGGTACGGAAGCGGAGCGCCAGGCTGCAACATGGCGCACCTGACGAGACAAGGCCACGACCATTGTAAGCCGGCCATTGAAAAAAAAATGGCGCGAGGCACCGCGCCTCTAATTTAGCCGCGCGAGCAGAATCCAGTCCGTTTCCCGACCCGTGAAGCTGGCCCGGACATCACCCGCGACGGCTTCTTGGGGCGCTACCGCTGTTTCGCTATTTCGTTGCCATCGCTGGCGCTGAAGCCCGAGGTGCTACCGGGAGGAGCGCGAGGCACTAGCGGACCCATGCGAGAAATGGATTGCACCCCGATAGTGCCCCTGGGAGGTGCAgacgatgcaaatttctcccccttgcatttctatagcgcctttcacgcccacccTCCCGAatgctttacagttaatgaagtacttttgaagtgcagtcactgttgtaatggaggaaacacggcagtcaatatgtgcacagcaagctcccacacacagcaatgtgataatgactacatAATCTGTTTTTCGTtattttgattgagagataaatatcagccaggacaccagggataactcccatgttcgtcttcgaaatagtggccatgggatcctttacgtccactagAGAGGTCAGATGGGgcgtcagtttaacatctcattaaaAGACAacaccctgacagtgcagcactccctcagcactgcactgccctggagtgggacttgaactcacaaccttctgactcataggcgagagcgctgcccactgagccactggctgagacAAACTGGTTCTTGCGTTTCTTCGGCAAACTCGGGAGGGGAGGGGATCGGCGGGGTTTCgtataatagagctccacctaatggactactgtggtaatgcaactactgatgtaaataataaaagatcatgtggcaaggtcacatgatgacaggtttctatTAAGAGCCATTTTGTGTGTAGTGTGTGCCTCTTGGCGATGTCGCGAGGATATATCACAGTTCACACTTACCGAAGTGACGTGTTGAATGTCCTTCCACAGCATGGTCTCCCGGGGAAAGTCAGACAAGTCGAGGAAATTGTCGACGGCCACCTGGCCGATGACGTCATGGCGGGAGAACCTGTCGAAGTCGTAGACACTGAAGTGGAGCTTGCGGTTAGCCAGCTCGTTGTAGGGGACGGAGAAGAGGAAGGCCTCATCAAAGACTGGGTTGAGGGTTTTGCGGTGGACTTTAGTCTGGTGTTTGGTCTTGCGGTCTGGCAGCAGGTATATCTTCACGTAAGGGTCGGAGGTGCCGGAAAAGTCCTTTGCCGGCAGGTTGATGGCCTTGTGGATTTTGACAATCAGCTGCTCCAAGTCACAGTCGTACTTCAGCACAAAGTTAAGTTTGCCGCAGGTCTGGTTGTTCCTCCGCCCGTCGTCAGTGTCCACCGACCTCTGTTTGTACAACTCGGGCTTAATCCGCCCGATGTCCATTGGCTTTTCCTGCCTTTGGTACTGCTGGATGTCAAAGTCCGGGTTGGAAAGGTTCAACTGTCTCCTGATGGAATTGTGCCTGTAACCAAAGCACAGCATCTGTCAACGGAACACTCGGAAACACGCTACAAAATGCTTGGACGTTTATGTTCAGAGAATCAAATAATTTTTATTTCTTGTTCCATTTCCATTCTAAATCACAAATGCTCTTTTTGTTTAACTGAGTTTCTtgaatagaatcttacagcacagaaggacgtcattcggcccatcgttcctgtgccggctctttgaaagagcgatccaattagtgccacttccgttcccccccccccccccaccgcccccagtgtttcctcataaccctgcatatgtttccttttcaagtatatatccaattgcctttttgaAGGTTTTTATAACTACACGTTCACTACAGAGTACAAGGTTAATCTCTGAACCCAATGTCATCATCTGCAACTGCAGAAAGAACAGTTCCCTGGTTGACCATTTTATGGAGTCACCCTATTAAGTGGTTTGCTCACTTTTATAAAAATATTAATTCTTGGAATGTGGgcactgctggcaaggccagcatttattgcccattcctggttgctctgagaaggtggtggtgagccgccttcttgaactgctgcagtccgtgaggtgaaggcgctcccgcagtgctgttatacTTCTACGTAGTGGCTTCATACAAAGAAGTTTCTTGCTGAGCCGCTTCAGAGGACAGTCAAgactcaaccacattggtgtggaactggactgtCGCCCAGGACATTGGAGAACCTTTGTGTCAATGGTGCCTTGGGATCTTtaactagcatctgtctgaggctgaaccagactgttcccaaacttggtgtcatatttgatccagaAATGAGTTTCCaaacacatatccgtggcataactaaaaccgcccatttccatctccgtaacattgcccatctccacccctgcctcagctcatccgctgctgaagccctcatccatgcctttgttacctctcggccCGACTACTACAAAGCACTCCTGGTTGGTCCCCCAcaatctaccctatgtaaacttgaggtcatccaagacTCGGCAgccaatgtcctaactcgcaccaagtcacgatcacccatcacccctgtgctcgctgacctacattgactcccagttaagcaacgcctcgatttcaaaattctcatccttgtttacaaatccctccatggcctcgcccctccctatctttctaatctcctccagtctcacaacccccgagatgtctgtgctcctcaaattctgtgctcttgaccatccctgattataatcactcaaccatcggtggccgtgccttcttttgcctaAGTCCTAgaactttggaactccctccctaaacctctccaactctctatacgcctttaagatactccttaaaacatacctctttgaccaatttgtcataatttcttcttatgtggctcggcgtcaaattttagtcctttaacattcctgtgaagtgccttgggacattttactactttaaaggaccgatataaatacaagttgttgttgtcctccTGAGCAGCTAGATGGGGCCCACAGTTTAACCTGTCTTCCTGTGATTTTTTTCTCCCTGGGTGTCACTCTCAGCAATGACCTGGAGATTAGTCCTGGAGCCTCCAAAGGCAATCCCGGAGGAGTTGGCAACACTTGCTGCAACCCTGGTTTCTGAGTTACAAGTTAATTGGGCCTTTTAAACGAATCTCTGGATTCCACAACCTTGGaatacatgcctttgttacctctagacttgactattcccatgcactcctggttggccccccacattctaccctatgtaaactagaggtgatccaaaactcggcagcccgtgtcctaactcgcaccaagccccgatcacctattacccctgtgctcgctggcctacattggctcccggttaagcaacgcctcgatttcaaaattctcatccttattttcaaatccctccatggccttgcccctcccgatctctgtaacctcctccagccccacaaccgccgtcacgagatgtctgtgctcatctaactctgccctcttgagcatccctgattataatcgctcaaccatcggtgtcaatgccttctgttgcctggcccccAAGCTCTCGAATTcactgcctgaacctctccgcctgtctacctctctttcctcctttaagacactccttaaaacctacttctttgaccaagcttttggtcccctgcccaaatttctacttatgcggctcagtgtcaaactttttgtttcgtaatactcctgcgaagcagtTTGGGACGCGATATAAACAcaatttattgttgttgttgttgttgtcagagAGCAAGCGCATCTCTCCCAGATCTCGGTGACCACTGACCTTGAGGAGGATGTGGGCTCCGTGACTTGTCGGTGCATCCGCACGTTGTGTGCGCAGTTCTCCTTGTTCTTGGCCTGGACATCCACGGGGATGTCCGGCGAGGTGTGGCTGATCTTCATCGCCGACTCTGGGTAGGCGGCAGGTTCCGATATGAAGTCCTCGCTGTACTCGTGTCCATTGGTCTCGTTGTCGGCGTAGGGCGGCTGGTCCTGCTGGCTCCCCTTGTGGTTGGAGGAGTCGCCACGCTCCCGCCACGGGATCCAGCATAGCTTCCAGGAGACGAAGAGCGAGACTCCGAAAAGGGCCAGGCCGCAGGCGGTCACTACCAGCGACAGGAGGCTAATGGAAATATCTGAAAGACGAGAAACACCTCTTGCTCACAACCATCTTTTCATGGGAATCACAGACTCttacaaaaagaaaagaaagacgtgtatttatatagcgcatttcaccttCCAGCTTCCAGTGCAACGTTTATTGAACCGGCATAAAGGATTGCggaaaagcgatttacagccaatgaaatgcatttgaagtgcagtcactgttgtaatgtaggaaatgcggcagccaatttacacacagcaagctcccacaaacagcaatatcataatgaccagataatctgtttttttgttatgctgattgagggataaatattggtcaggacaccagggagaactcccctgctcttcttcaaaatagtgccacgggatcttttacatccacctaagtgaGCAGAagaggcctcgatttaacatctcttccgaaagacgtcacctccaacagtgcagcactccctcagtactgcccctccgacagtgcagcactccctcagtgctgcactgggagtgtcaatctagattttgtgctcaagttcctggagtgggatttgaacccacaaccttctgactcagaggtgagagagctacctactgagccatggctgacagccgaaaaggaggccgttcagcccatcatacctgtgccgccTCTTTGAAAAAGTTATCCGATTTGTCCCAatctccacccacccccaccccgccccctcaccctgctctttcccccattgCACTGCAAGAGTTTCCGCTGAGTTGCGTTGGTCTTTTTCAGCGAAATTTGCCCGAATTCagccaaaccagtgcaaaagatcaagGATTTCAAATGCAAATTACGTCCAGCGCAACTAGAGTTCCCGCAATCCTTTGTGCTTCCGGTTCAATAAACGTTGCActggaagctggccccgcccacaaaactggccatgtccCCAAATCGAATTAATCATCATGGTAACTGTGCCCataagctcacaggtttgtagagctgttgccgcctgcaatttctgcggcctgcaagagtctgtgttccatatagaatgtgtcaggttgcagccccttttccatTATTTGAAGCGGCTGTtcctcgatttctggttgcacttcagtcccatgctcctgatctttgggcactctgtgcggaggggagcaggcaggtcctcataggactgctcttgAGCCTGGCCAATGTGGCCATTAACcagcccaggcagcgggcggtcgaggggttcattcagcccgactgacggcctctcttccatggctatgttcgcgccaggatgtccctggagatggagaacACAGTGTTCAGCAGTACGCTCACAAGAGGTaggcaccagagagactggagtgaatcattaccccggcaaacaaattttaatttgatttggcaaagttcccagttcatTTTTTAATTTAtgtgttctagtgtccctttaataagggtgcACTAGGCTTTATTGTTTAATTTTAAATAGGTttacagctgttgcattgtgagtggcttagccagtcatagaaacagagaaacagaaatttacagtgcagaaggaagccatttcggcccatcgtgtccacgctggccaacaaatagccgaacggcccttggtcagcagcactgaaggttacatacaaacctatgaacaatgatggaaaggcaaagagcacccagtccaaccaatccgcctcatacaactgtgatacctcttacactgaaacattctacactccaccccaaccggagccatgtgatctcctgggagaggcaaaaaccagataaaaacccaggtgaatttagggagaaaataaatctgggaaaattcctctccgatccatccaggcaattgaaactagtccaggaaatcaccctggccgtattcaattccctgcagtacttaccattaatactgcatcggccaacaaaaggtcatcctgtCTAAttgcaattaccagctctaggtccgtattcCTGGagcttacggcactttaagtgcccatccaaccatctcttaaaagtagtgagggtttctgcatccggtactcttccaggcagcgagttccagatccccacaaccctctccgtaaagaagcccccccccgcctcaaatcccctataaaccttccaccacccaccttaaaactatgcctcctcataatagacccctccaccaatgcaaataggcccttactatccactatgtccaggcccctcaatattttgtacacctcaatgaggtttcctcacaatcttctctgttccaataagaacaaacccagcctatccaatctgtcctcataactaagattctccattccaggcagcaccctagcaaatctcctctgcaccctctctagtgcaatcacatccttcctataataaggcgaccagaaccGCCGAGAAAACAGCTGAGAATAAttatgcaagatccattttctcaccgggcgattagttttaattagttttaattcaaaagtggaaattttcaccagcgttacttaTCAAACGTTAacgtttttctgggcgggcaatcgggcattgaggggctgtcgagaaagtctagccctaagaaactgactagtgtacaccgaTATAACTAGTAAATGGGTCTGTATCATTttataaagtcattttcagtgatttaaaatcgggttactcacagatggTGAATTGGACACCCTGAATAAAAATGCTTAGTTTTGGTGATAAGcccattttcagctatattaaatcaaactgcaccaggtttCCACTCTTCAACACAGTAAGGAATACTTTCAATGCAAGAATAAATTAACAATACCATTCTAAAATGCTgctcgattgcgctggttcatggcagaattCACGTTCGACGATATGGAAAAAATGATACTTGAGCAAAATAAATAATTCAGAAAACCAGCGCAATTTGCATCCGGATTGCCGATTGCGTCCAAAGAGGAAACTCTATCCCAGTaactatccaattccccttttgaaagttattattgaatctgcttccgtcaCCCTTTTAGGCAGCACATTCCATATCATaactcataagaacagaagaattaggagcaggagtcggccatttggcctcttgagcctgatccgccattcaataagatcatggttgatcttctacctcaatactttcctgcactatccccatttcccttgaatcCCTCAATATTCAAAAACCtacccatctctgtcttgaatatattcaaagactgagcctccacagctctctggggtagagaattccaaagattcaccacccactgagtgaagaagtttctcctcatctcagccctaaatggatgatctcttattctcagactgtgacgcctggttctagactcgtaacaatataagaaatagaggcaggagtggccatttgaccccttgagcctgatctgtcatttaataaaatcatgactgatctgatcatggacttagctccacttccctgcccgctcctcataaccccttatccctcaaaaatctgtctatctctgccttaaatatattcaatgacccagcttccacagctctttgggacagagaattccacagatttacaaccctcagagaagaaattcctcctcatctcagttttaattgggcggccccttattctgagactatgtcccctagctttagtttcctctatgagtggaaatatcctctctgcatccaccttgttgagccccctcattatcttatatgtttcgataagatcacctctcattcttctgaacgccaatgagtacaggccaaaactactcaaactatcttcataagtcaaccccctcatctccggaatcaacctagtgaaccttcactgaacagcctccaatgcaagtatatccttccttaaatacggagacgaaaactgtacgcagttctccaggtgtggcctcaccaatactctgtacagttgtagcagaaattctctgcttttatactctatcctccttgcaataaaggcgaacattctatttgccttcctgattaattgctttacctgcatgctaacttttttgtgtttcatgcacaaggacccccaggtccctctgtactgcagcactttgcaaattttctccatttaaattatattttgcttttctattttttctgccaaagtggataacctcacatttttccacattatactccagctgtcgaatgtttgcccactcacggcctgtctatatccctttgcagattttttgtgtccttctcacaatttgctttcccagtctttgtatcatcagcacacttggtacattgcactcggtcccttcatccaagtcatgaatatagattgtaaatagttgaggccccagcgccgatccctgcggcaccccattagtcactgtttgccaaccgtaaaatgacccatttatcccgactctctgttcctgttagttagccaatcctctatccatgctaatatattacctccaaccctgtgaacttttatcttgtgcagtaaccttttatgtggcaccttatcaaatgctttctggaaatccaaatacaccacatccattggttcccccttatccatgctgctcattacatcttcaaccaaaggaaacatcctccctgtatctaccatgtaaagtcctgtaagaattttggatgtttcaatgagatcacctctcattcttcgaaactctggagaatacaggcctagtctactcaatctcttctcataggacaattcccccatcacaGGAATCGCTGcataaaatatttctcctcatctcctctctggttcttttgccagtgacATTAATTCTGTTACCGACCCtgctaccactggaaacagtttctcaattAAATACAACTAATGATTACAAATTCTGTTATATATCTTGTAACGCACAATGGAGACGGAAATATGGTTTTGAGAAACTCACAGGGCTGCAAAACAGTTACTACTGAACTAAACCAAACCTGCTGTCAAGAAATGATTGCTGCTGATATTCTTGGCTCAATTAATTACTTTGACATTCTCCCACTATTTTAACACAGGAGTTTAATGATTCATTTAGAATGTGTTAATATCTCCAAGAAAATAGAAACATGTAACAAACAATTTTCCCTTTTTTTCGGCTGCCCTGTCCCTTTAAGTGGCTGTACAGCTCACTCAAATTTTCGTGCATTTTTCTCCCATAaaaaagccagtgagcagcctgcatGGAACCTTTGGACCGCACAGATTACTGGGAACATCGATAACAACTCACAGTTATATgaaactgtcagctgtggctcagtgggtagcactctctcctctgaatcagaaggttgtgggttcaggtcccactccagggactcgagcacaaataaATCCGGGCTGACactgcagtactgaaggactgctgcactgtcggaggggcagtactgagtgaatgctgcactgtcggaggggcagtattgagggagcgctgcatagtgggagggacagcactgagggagcgctgcactgtcggagggacagtactgagggagcgctgcactgtcggaggtgccgtctttcagatgagacgttaaactcgtctgctctctcaggtggacgtaaaagatcccatggcagtatttcgaagaagagcaggggaattatccccagtgtcatggtcaatatttatcctttaatcaacagaacaaaaaaaattatttatctggtcattatcacattactgtttgtgggagcttgctgtgcgcaaattagctgccgcgtttcctacattacaccggtgactacacttcaaaagtacttcattggctgtaaagcaccacaTCTGTTGGtggtgaatggcactatataaatccaagtcattttttctttatatagcgtcttgcacgtagtaaaatgacccactcgcttcacgggagtgttatcagacaaaaattgatgctgagccaaagaaggggacattcggacaggtgaccaaaagcttgatcaaagaggtagattttaagcagtATCTttaaagcctcaatttcaaaattttcatccttgtttgcaaatccctccatggcctcgctctccctatcactgtattctcctccagccccacaaccctccgagatctctgctcatCCCCTGCCTTTATCTGCCTTGGTCctaaaatctggaactccctccctaaacctctctacctctctctcatcctttaagatgttccctaaacctacctctttgaccaagcttttggtctcctgtcccaatatctccttatgtagctcggtgtcaaattttatttgataa
This genomic window from Pristiophorus japonicus isolate sPriJap1 chromosome 14, sPriJap1.hap1, whole genome shotgun sequence contains:
- the syt9b gene encoding synaptotagmin-9b gives rise to the protein MTADREDELCQKALNIVTELCFKGLVEHESCLDFSYYLRDRGRPRHTDSDISISLLSLVVTACGLALFGVSLFVSWKLCWIPWRERGDSSNHKGSQQDQPPYADNETNGHEYSEDFISEPAAYPESAMKISHTSPDIPVDVQAKNKENCAHNVRMHRQVTEPTSSSRHNSIRRQLNLSNPDFDIQQYQRQEKPMDIGRIKPELYKQRSVDTDDGRRNNQTCGKLNFVLKYDCDLEQLIVKIHKAINLPAKDFSGTSDPYVKIYLLPDRKTKHQTKVHRKTLNPVFDEAFLFSVPYNELANRKLHFSVYDFDRFSRHDVIGQVAVDNFLDLSDFPRETMLWKDIQHVTSENVDLGDLMFSLCYLPTAGRLTITVIKARNLKAMDITGASDPYVKISLMCDGRRLKKRKTSTKRNTLNPVYNEAIVFDVPPENIDQVSLLIAVMDYDRVGHNEVIGVCRVGNAAESLGRGHWNEMLSYPRKPIAHWHQLAEVTCNPLNPLIVMAHPTPRESSSFHRPGIGGIGGSSGAKEGSAVPSHWKEAIAQVFRAMWKEVAQEVLASSVVISSLTQCRKKFNNLTWVVRVAHASTSPA